Below is a window of Conger conger chromosome 16, fConCon1.1, whole genome shotgun sequence DNA.
ATTGTTGGATATTACCCCCTAACAAGCAGACAAGCATCTGGTCGATTTTTTTTaccacactgcagctcacagACCTGGCTCACACTGTGCTGTTCCCCACTGCCCGAAACACGCTTCTTAATGACGCCGCTTTCTGCTGTGGTCTTGAGTGTTTTCTGGTCTGGGGCAGTCCAGGACAACCATTCTGAGTTTTATTTTCCCCTATTTCAGATTCCAGTCCTGGGTCTCAGGATGCAGCTGCTGCCTCACTTCcccactcctcctcttcatcatcctcatccACATCCTCGTCCTCGTCAGTcgctgcttcttcttcttcaaatTATGCAAATTCCATGTGGGGGGCGGGCTCTGGCAGCCGGCCCCCCTCTCAGGGCTGGGAGAAGGTGATAGTGGACGGATCCGATTTGGAGGAGTGGCCCAGCATCGCCGGGGGCGTGGCCCCGGAGACGGCCGACGCCCACAACAGCAGTGCCTCGTGGGCGGACAGGCCGGGCGCGGCGGGAGCGGGGGACGCTGGGAACTCGGACAGCCCCTCCcggcctccctcctcctcctcctcctcctcctcctcctcgtcctcctcctcttcctcccgttCGGCGAATGAATGTACGCGCTCTGGCTGCCTGGCGTGGGCCCCCTCCTCGCCGACGGGTGTGACCGCCGGAGCGGCCCCCGCCAAATCCAAAGCCCCGCCTTTCCCTGGGACTCCCGACGAGGCCGCCGGGCTCAGCGGCGGGATTCCTGGTGCCAACTTCAGCCCCGAAGCCGAGCCCTCTGTGGGGCAGGACGGGGAGGCAGGGGCCGCGCCCATCCCGTCTCCCCCCGCCCTGTCGGCCGACCCTGCCCCCGATGGCCATGCCCCGCCCTCTGTGGACCCGGCCAATCGTCAGAGCCAAGTGACGGAAGCAGGGGGCGGGGAGCGGGACGTGCCGCAGCCTGGCCAGGGAGCGGGACCAAAAAcagcgggagagggggaggactGCGGGGCGGCGGGGCCAGGGGAGCTCCCCGCCCCTGCGTGGAGAGACCGGCCTTCCTCCCCCCAAACGGGGGCCTCTAGGACGGACGCCTGGGAGGGCGGCGGTGGAGGGGACGAtgtcccgggggaggggggggactcGTGGGACAGAGGAGGCTGTAAGACCCCCGGGGTATCTCAGGGAGAGTGGGGAGGCGGGGAGGACCTGTCGGTCGGGGACTGGGGCGGTTCGGGAGGGACGGGGGGTCCGGCGGGCGGGAGGAGcggcagcagcaacagcagctgcAGCGGGGGCAGCGGGGGGCAGCCCCCCTCCTCGgcctccccccagcccccggCTCCCTCCCCCAGGGCATGGGACAATCAGAAGGGccccgggggggcggggccgggcgaGTGGGGCGGCCCGGGCGCTTCCTCCTCCAGCGCGGGGGGGCGCTCCGGAGACGAGAAGGAGCCCCAGAATCAGCGGCCGACCGCCCCTCCGCCCAACGCTGACGTGGCCTTACAGAACCTGCTGAGCCGGAACGACCTGGACCCCCGGGTCCTGTCCAACACGGGCTGGGGGCAGACCCAGATCCGCCAGAACGTGGCCTGGGACCTGAAGCGGGGAGGCGAGGGGCCCTCGGCCGGCACTAACCCCGCCCGCTCCTACTCGGGCGACGGTGGCCCCGCCGGCCCCGGCCCGGACCCCGCGGAGAGGGCCGGAGAGGGCTGGGCCGGGGGCCGCAGCGGGGCCCAGCGGGGGGCGCCCTGCCCTACGAGCGGCCGCACTCCggggaaggggggcgggggctggggcGGGACAGGGGATGGACAGGGGCGAGGCTGGGGCGGGACGGGGGAAGGACAGGGGAGAGGCTGGGGCGGCGAGGCCCAGGAGTGGAGGGAGCGCcggggggaggcggggaggcAGGGCGGGGCCGGCTGGCCGGGCGGTCCGGAGCAGTCCGGGACGGCGGGGTGGAAGGacggcgggagagagggagggggctggGGCCCGGGCCCGGGCCCGGGCGGAGCCGGAGGAGGAACCTGGGCGGAGCCGGGCCCCAAACCAGCCGGTGGGGGTTGGGGCGACGGGAAGGCCGGGGCGGGTTCGGAAACGGGACAGTGGGGGAGCTGGGACGAGGGAGGCCCAAAGAGaggctggggagggggagggggagggggaggggatgcGGGTGGTAAGCCTcaccagggctggggggggaagCAACACCCGCCACAGATACCAAACAGCCAGGGGGGGGCGCTGAAGGGCCCTGCTCAACCCCCGCAGCAGCCGTCCCAGGCTCCAGACCCGGCGGCCCTGCAGGGTGGCTGGGGCCAGCCTGTCTCCCAGCAGCAGAACCAAAGCTGGGGCTGGACGCCGGGGCCCGTCCCTCAGACGCCCGCCGGCCCTGCCGGCCCCGCCGGCCCCGGGGAGGGCCCGAAGCCCAGCGGGTGGGAGGAGCCGTCGCCCCACTCCGTCGGCTGCCGGACGGAGGTGGACGACGGCACGTCCGCCTGGGGCGACCCCAGCGTCTACAGCAGCAAGAGCGTCAACCTGTGGGACAAGAACAGCAGCACCGCGCCGCAGTCCAAGGGCCCTGCCAGTCAACCCGCCAGTCAGCCCCCGGGCCCCGCCCACCAGCCGCAGGCGGGCCGGACGGCCCACCAGACTGCCGCCGGCGGGAACCCTCCCCAAGCCGGCAAGGGTGAGCACGCCGAGAGCCTCTCccgaaaacattacattacattacattacattacattattggcatttggcagacgctcttatccagagcgacgtacaacaaagtgcatacccatacccataaccagggataagtggtAATAagccataaccagggataagaaaACGAAACGCTATTGATGCAGACCGGGTGCTAAATcatacaaaattatttattgtattaacCTTTcattatacagggtaggttggcTAAAACGCTACTCTCTGCAATGCTTCTGTATACACAGTTTAGCATATTTCTTTATCAGGATGTATTTCCTGTAGGGAAAATGTTTTGCCTTGCAAAAGCAACACAAACTAATCTTAATCAGTTACAAACTGCCAGAGAACTGACCTCACTAGCATCATTGGAAGGAGCTGATTTCCattccccccccaaaaatgaaattaaagtatgtttgCACTTACCTCGAgtactatctatctatctatctatccatccatccagagTTTCACTGAGATGTGACAAATTTTCAAGAGTTTTTTGACGAGATTCAGTTTGCCCTGATATAATAGCGAAAAAAATTTCTGGTAAAAAATCTGCCAAAAATGTACCTTCtaaaaattgaacagtttccaAACATAGAGCCGCAGTTACTGGCAACCGTCAACCAAACTATCTAATCTGTTGCTGGGACCGTGTCGGCAGAAGTTTCCACCGAAGCATGCCGGTATCCTGGGCCAAAGTGTCCCGGGCATCTTTGTTGTGTGACATTGCATGCTAAAGCAGTTGCCACAATTTTGCCAAGTTCACAGCTGGCCAACACGTGCACTTTGTTTCAATACGCAAGCAAGCAGACGGCGAACTGATCAAAGCGGTTGACCctttgccccagaatactgCTGTGCTTCGGCAGATCAACTTCTGGCCAGGACGCGGTTGAGACCGGGCAGTACAAGATGGTTTGGATTAAGATGTGCATTTCTGGGTTCTGTTGATGTAACTGTGGcgtatttggaaagagacattcCTGGTGAATTTTTCGTTTCGGAAACGTACATTTTCGGCAGATTAATTACCAGAAAAAAAGGTCCATAGAGATGACTCGggtaatgacaaaaaaaaaaagaggcaaatCTCGAAAATTCATcacatctcagcaaaactatctggatggatggattgtacTTTGGGTACTTTGGGTAAGTGGAAACctgttttaatttcattttgggCTGTGCTGCCCCTGTAAGCACAGTGCTCCCCTGGTCTCTACCAGACAGGAGTGTGGCGGTACACACTGAGGCTACCAAGAGTCAGGCTGTTTGTACATTACTGCAAGTGGTCTTTGTCATCAAGATCAAAGGCCAGAAACCAATTGCAATCTGTTGACTGTGATTAAATATGCGTTCCCTGATTGGGTGAAATGTGAGGCTTAAGACCTGCTGAGGTCTTCCTATGAAAAATGGTCTGTGTGCTCCAGTTTCTAATTGGAGCTCCATGTGAATTTGAAGCATTTCTGGGAAGTCATTTTTGCTGATGGTCCCAGAGGATTCTGTGTTCTCCGATTGCATAGTAAGATGGATCTGTCCATctcaacatttttctcattaGCTTTTTCCTGCGAATCATGGTaccttcttaaaaaaaaaaaagaaccattATTGATATAAATCTCTTTCTTGATGATTTGTTAGCTCCTGCATCGTGGGCAGGCAGtagcgccccctctggtcagGGTGCGGATAACAGCACTGGCACCTGGGGCAAGACTGACTCGTCTACCGGCTGGGGTGACCTGGAGGATTCTGGGAAGGCCTCTGGCTGGGGAAACCTGTCCCCCAATCCAGTGAaacctggtgagtgtgtgtgtgtgcatgcgtacgcgtgcatgtgtatatgtatgtgtgtgtgtgtgcgtgtgtgcgtgtgtgtgtgtgtgtgtgtgtgtgtgtgtgtgtgtgtgtgtgtgtgtgtctgcgtctgcgtctgtgtggcataaataaatatccattctccccccccccccgcacctcCTGCGCCCCCTCTCACCACCCCGTGCACCCCGCTCGTCTTCCGCAGGTCCGAAGTCTCTGCAGGagggctggggagaggggggcgaggGCGGCGGCTCTGTCAGCGCCTCCCGCCACTCCagctgggaggaggaggaggagggaggaggaggaggaggaggaggtggtgtgtgGAGCAGCGCTGGGTCCCAGGGCAGTGGGGCCTCCTACACCCCCGGCGGCTGGGGCCCGGGCGGGAAGAAGGGGTCCGGCAAGGTGAGGGGCCACAGGGGGGCTGCTTCCTGGGGCCTCAgatattatttccttttttttgtgcatgtttttgattggcccagacagtttCTATGGGCAGAGAAGAATATTTGAGGTGTCTTAAGAGACGTTTCTGATGGCTTGCTGGCTTTGCAATGGACCGCTCTTGGTCGAAACCAAGACATAGCCAAGTGAGACCACAGACAGCTTGTACAGCAACGTTGCAGAATTGCACAATTACAAACATACTTctattatccttttttttttaatccaaaaaaaaaatgtaattccacATAAAAATGGTAATTGGGTatattcagcatttttttttctgccttatACCATAAGCCCCTCCCCTTGAATTAGACCTGCGCTACTCCACTCCTGGTCCGGCAGGCTGCGGTGTCTGCAGCATTTACTTCAACCGtttgctacaccacctgatttcactaattagctcatcttaaccaagcaggtaaaataattagtgacgTCGGGCGGTGTAGCGCGCGGTCGGAGCGAACGCCTGCAGATACCGCGGCCCGTGGGTCCAGGGGTTGAGTGGCGCGGCGTTAGACTTTAGACGGATTAGGTCTCCGTGTTCGGAGACGGACTCATGGTTTTTCTTGTGGTTGTGTGCCAGGGTGCCGTGAAGAGCAGTGGGGGGGACTCCTGGACGAACCCCGTCACCCGACAGTTCTCCAACATGGGCCTCCTGGTAAGCCCCTGCCCGTTCCGATCCGATCGCGTGTGTAACCGCGGCGATGGCGGTGACTGATCGCTGCGTTACCGCGCCGATGGCGGCGACTGTGTCCGCAGGGGGAGGAGCCCGGCGGCCGGCCCCTGGATTTGGCCCCGGGCCTGACCCAGGACAAGAAGCAGGAAGGGGACAGGAGGGGGATGAGCCTGAACGACTACAACGGAGAGATGcgcagaggagggaggggggcaggggccgCCTTCCGCTCGCCCGGCTCCAAAGAAGCGGGCCCCGGCGAACCGGGGTCTTACTACGACAAGGTACGGAGAATACGCTTACACCTGGGCTAGTAGGACCGTAGAGCTGGCGTACTCCCATCTtccccagaaagggccggtgtgggtgccggattttgttccaaccaagcagtcacacacctgattctactaatcgtGGTCCTCAGTAAAGACTCTAACGGCTGATTAGTAGAATCGgctgtgtaactgcttggttggaacaaaggCCTGAAAAAGCCATgctggccctttctgggtaagattgagtatccctgctgtAGTGCTTGGGCTCCACAATATATCACATGACCTTTTTTAGTGTAATGGGAATAATCGCCGCCATGGGGTTTATAGGGTTTCTTTAATCTTTTTCTGTTTCATCATACCTGATGAGGTACAGTAGTAAACAACCATCAGAGACCATGTGAAACTTCTGGGAAAAACCATCAGCGCTATCTACTGGGTGTCGGCAAGGCAGCGAGGTCGTACAGCTTCTGTGTGATCATGTGACTTGTTTTTTCAGTGCCGATTTATCAGCCCCTGATGCCAGTGATGTTTTTTCCAGAAGCATTTCACATGGTGTCTTATGTTTGGTTGTTTACCACGTCAGGTATGATTACAGAACAGATTATGGACCTATATGCCTATATGCCCCATGGCGCCCCAAAGGCTATTCTaattgcctttaaaaaaaagcgTGATTCCATATATTGGCCAGCCCTACGCACTGTAATGCCATGCCTTTCCCTTCCTCCACCTCTGTCTCCTGCCCCATTGGTTAATTCTCATGGCACCATTGAGCTGCATCGCTTCTTTGGGCTGCTTCTGGTTTCTGTGAGACGTCGTTGCTTGTGCGCTTCGTGCTCGTTCTTCCTccgttctcctcctcctcttcctccctgttGCCCCTGTAACGGGAgcccctctgctctctgctcgcTCCGTTAGACGGGGAGTGCGTTCAGCGGCAGCGGTGGTGTGACTCAGTCTCGGGGGGTGCACCAGCCCGGCGTGCCCTCCGTAAACCCCTCCCCCGGGATACGAGCGCCAGTGCCTCATCAGTTCCTGTCTCCACAGGTACGTCGCCGCGGCCCCTGAGCTGTTCCAGGACCGCGGTAGCGTCagactacatttacattttacatttcagtcatttggcagacgcttttaaacATAGTCATAATAAGTGcaattcagttttttatttttattttttgggttagacaagagggatagggatattcaaaaggggggggaatcaggaggtaggattaaggtacagtttgaaaaggtgtgttttttgtATGCGTCggaatagggggagggattctgctgtcctgacagtggtaggcaagtcattccaccactgaggaaccagaatggaaaacaggcgtgaatgtgcagtTCGACTgacaggtgctcgtagtgagagaaccataaggcgaccagagctggcagaccggagtggtctagctggggagtagggagtgatcaaggattggatgtaaggtggggcagtccccttagcagcctgaaatgccaacactagggccttgaatgggatgcgtgcggcaataggaagccagtgggggccaatgaggagtggggtgatcaGGCGTGCTGCAGCTACGATCTACGATCATAACGTTGCCATTTGGAATTATGATGGTCCAGAATATTCTCACGAATGTGAGATCTGATCAGTGAAATAGTCGGGTAACTTCTCTGAATAGTGTACACAATGTGTTCAGAACCagagtgtgattggctgtcggGTGATGCAGACTTTTGGTGTAATGGACTCCTTTTGCTGGTGTTTAAAAATAGAGAGCTcagaaaacagacagagacagattaCTTACAAATGTTATTGGCTCAGGAGTTGCTTTCAAGGTCACCATTCTGTGCACTAGAGATGTAGTATATTTCGATGACATCATTGATGGTAGCTATTCTCTGTCTGAGTATGTGAATACGTGTGAACGTAAATGCTGctatttgtgtgtgctgtgtgcgttAATTctcatgtttgagtgtgtgcgtctgtacgTACGTGTGCATGTAAATGCTCATGTTTGTGACAGGTGCCGGGCTCCATGTTGAAGCAGATGGCCCCTCCCAGCAGTAACGTGGGCGGAGTTGGAGGGGTAGGGGGAGGAGTCTTTCCGCCCCAGCTCTCTCCGCAGCACATCGCCATGCTGAGCAACATCTATCCCCACGTGCAGCAGTTCCACCTGGTAAGCATACTGCAACCCCCACCAACACGCCACCATACTGAGAAACATCTATCCCCACGTGCAGCAGTTCCACCTGGTAAGCGTACTGCAACCCCCACCAACACGCCACCATACTGAGAAACGTCTATCCCCACGTGCAGCAGTTCCACCTGGTAAGCATACTGCAACCCCCACCAACACGCCACCATACTGAGAAACATCTATCCCCACGTGCAGCAGTTCCACCTGGTAAGCGTACTGCAACCCCCACCAACACGCCACCATACTGAGAAACATCTATCCCCACGTTCAGCAGTTCCACCTGGTAAGCATACTGCAACCCCCACCAACACGCCACCATACTGAGAAACATCTATCCCCACGTTCAGCAGTTCCACCTGGTAGGCATACTGCAACCCCTACCAACACGCCACCATACTGAGAAACATCTATCCCCACGTTCAGCAGTTCCACCTGGTAAGCATACTGCAACCCCCACCAACACGCCACCATACTGAGAAACATCTATCCCCACGTTCAGCAGTTCCACCTGGTAAGCATACTGCAACCCCCACCAACACGCCACCATACTGAGAAACATCTATCCCCACGTTCAGCAGTTCCACCTGGTaactgactgggacccacaaggtcggtgcttctaatcccggtgtagcccttaaccctgcattgctccaggggaggattgtctcctgcttagtctaatgaactgtacgtcgctaagagcgtctgccaaatgccagtaatgtaatgtaatgtaatgcgatgTAAATGTGTGGAGTATGGAATGAGAGGTGCGTGTGGCGAGTGATTGGTGCCCGTCTCTGACTGAAGGCTAacggccctcctcctcctcccccccaggcctgtcagctcctcctgcagcagcagcagcagcagcacctccTGCAGAACCAGCGGAAGTTCCCTCAGAACCTGCGCCAGCCGCCAGACCCCCAGCAGGTAGCTCCGTTTAAGAGATAACGTGCGCCCGTCCCTCTCGCCCGCCCCCTGACGTTTACTGTCCAGCCTGGGAGTGTCAGAGTGTCGCTGGTGTTGGACATATCAGGTGTCGCAGGGCGAGGTGTCACTCGCTGATTGGTGTAATTTGTAATGTTTCTTCGCctgttatgtttttattaacTTCCAGTACTGCTCACCTGTAACCAGAATTTATTCATCTTTATCTTTCTcattctcctctccccctccctttcactctctttctctcacctgtATAACATAAATGCCCATCACTTAAAATGTTATCTCGGAATGTTCAATGTTaatatagatttttaaaaagaggTTCTGTATAGCTGAACTACTTCGAATTTCAGGACCAAAACCTTAAGGGTGAGATGTGCGTAACTTGTTCtcaccctccttccctctcccctctctctccttctctctctcttcccctctcaccctccctccctttctcctctccctccctctctccctctttctcctctctccctctttctgttctctccctctttctcctctctccctccctctccctctccctctctctccctccctccctccctccctccctccctccctctctctcccctccctccccctctctccctctttctcctccctccctctctctctcccctccctccctctctctctcccctccctccccctctctccctctttctcctccctccctctctctctcccctccctccctctccccctctccctccctctctcagctggCACGGGTCATGGGtatcctgcagcagcagcagaggcaGCAGCAGGGCATGGCCTCCAAACTGTCCCCATCTCACCTGGGCGGAGTCGCTCCCAAACAGCCAATGACAGAGCCCCTGTCCCACCCAGGCATGGGGGGCTCCCTGGCTGATCTGCACCCCAAAACCCCGGGGGGGTACTCCGGTGAGCCCCTCCCCTTTCTGGTGCACCAGATTATCAGCAGCCTGTCAGGGCCTCTCCTGACACAACTTTTCcattgtcatttagctgatgctggTATCTAGAGTGACAATGCTGGTATTGCCTTTTCAGTTCAATGTACAAAGCCTTTCCGTTTTGAGATGTCCATTATACAATCTCCATATATAGGATGGACATTGTCATTGTGTTTTAATGCTGTTCATAGTTTCTTAATGCTGATACTTGTGTCTAATGCAGATCAGTGGTACAGGGCTGTTCATTGTGTGTTATGCTGTTCGTTGCCTTAATGTTGATCAGTGGTACAGGGCTGTTCTTTGTGTGTTATACTGTTCATTGTCGTAATGCTGATCAGTGGTACAGGGCTgttctttgtttgtttaatgCTGATACTTGTGTCTT
It encodes the following:
- the LOC133114011 gene encoding trinucleotide repeat-containing gene 6B protein-like; this encodes MEDKKRKKEEKIKKEASQKIAEQKSKVPDSPKPTPGQSAAPASSAAPSPGPPAPPSPSPAGAPPQGGNNARRPALPNGQPPPGAPAAPRHLPREVPPRFRSQQDHKVLLKRGQPPLSCMLLPPAQGDGGHVAAGAPDSSPGSQDAAAASLPHSSSSSSSSTSSSSSVAASSSSNYANSMWGAGSGSRPPSQGWEKVIVDGSDLEEWPSIAGGVAPETADAHNSSASWADRPGAAGAGDAGNSDSPSRPPSSSSSSSSSSSSSSSSRSANECTRSGCLAWAPSSPTGVTAGAAPAKSKAPPFPGTPDEAAGLSGGIPGANFSPEAEPSVGQDGEAGAAPIPSPPALSADPAPDGHAPPSVDPANRQSQVTEAGGGERDVPQPGQGAGPKTAGEGEDCGAAGPGELPAPAWRDRPSSPQTGASRTDAWEGGGGGDDVPGEGGDSWDRGGCKTPGVSQGEWGGGEDLSVGDWGGSGGTGGPAGGRSGSSNSSCSGGSGGQPPSSASPQPPAPSPRAWDNQKGPGGAGPGEWGGPGASSSSAGGRSGDEKEPQNQRPTAPPPNADVALQNLLSRNDLDPRVLSNTGWGQTQIRQNVAWDLKRGGEGPSAGTNPARSYSGDGGPAGPGPDPAERAGEGWAGGRSGAQRGAPCPTSGRTPGKGGGGWGGTGDGQGRGWGGTGEGQGRGWGGEAQEWRERRGEAGRQGGAGWPGGPEQSGTAGWKDGGREGGGWGPGPGPGGAGGGTWAEPGPKPAGGGWGDGKAGAGSETGQWGSWDEGGPKRGWGGGGGGGGDAGGKPHQGWGGKQHPPQIPNSQGGALKGPAQPPQQPSQAPDPAALQGGWGQPVSQQQNQSWGWTPGPVPQTPAGPAGPAGPGEGPKPSGWEEPSPHSVGCRTEVDDGTSAWGDPSVYSSKSVNLWDKNSSTAPQSKGPASQPASQPPGPAHQPQAGRTAHQTAAGGNPPQAGKAPASWAGSSAPSGQGADNSTGTWGKTDSSTGWGDLEDSGKASGWGNLSPNPVKPGPKSLQEGWGEGGEGGGSVSASRHSSWEEEEEGGGGGGGGGVWSSAGSQGSGASYTPGGWGPGGKKGSGKGAVKSSGGDSWTNPVTRQFSNMGLLGEEPGGRPLDLAPGLTQDKKQEGDRRGMSLNDYNGEMRRGGRGAGAAFRSPGSKEAGPGEPGSYYDKTGSAFSGSGGVTQSRGVHQPGVPSVNPSPGIRAPVPHQFLSPQVPGSMLKQMAPPSSNVGGVGGVGGGVFPPQLSPQHIAMLSNIYPHVQQFHLACQLLLQQQQQQHLLQNQRKFPQNLRQPPDPQQLARVMGILQQQQRQQQGMASKLSPSHLGGVAPKQPMTEPLSHPGMGGSLADLHPKTPGGYSGFPAGLDLGGMKDGGGQQSRFKWMMENRSPALSPPDSTLHKNGPISTPGKLGGGSPYSQYELLGGEGLGMPPQGPSDNWHRTPGSKMGPKMGTSSWPPEFQPGVPWKGIQSADPESDPYVTPGSALGSSGASSLNDTEHQLLRDNTESNPSLNTLLPSPGAWPYSASDSPLSNAHNSAKYTDYKPSWPPEPIGHNKLWKSNRNSSQIPRPPPGLTNQKQSAPSPWAGGGPRLARSWGGSGASQETRYGSGSAWGDAASLRGSCWLVLSNLTPQIDGSTLRTICMQHGPLLTFHLGQGSALIRYSTPQEAAKAQSALHMCVLGNTTILAEFVSEEEVSRYFAHSQAGGGSGGGAGGAGQGPSGTGAAGPGAGGATPGGERERTAVGSAAAGGNTAGSAAVGSVGPSGSGWKSLDGTGSSPDTSSAQGPGLAVFAQWSSNGAGGGVGGGPGGVDPGRAGLWGGMTPGYPSSSLWGAPQMEDRHQMGSPAALLPGDLLGGGADSI